The segment AGGGAAAGGGCCACTGAAGCTTTTGACCTACAGAGAGAGAGGAACAATGTTAGCAGCCAATAAGACAACTGGAATGGTGTTCCCAAAAAGAGAAATAACCAGTACTGATGGGATCCTGACGCTGTTCATGATGACGCCCGGCATCAGCAAAGCCAGACCACATGGTCAGTCAGACAGTCAAAAGCACACAATCAGCATATAAAAATTCTCAAGtgacaatatattataaatacattgcACATTTTAGACCAAATCTAAAAAAGTTATAACACAAACTTCTTACTTATTCTCTTAAACAAatgatttataaatgttttatacatCATCTATGAAAATACTGCACTGTatatgtttattttctaaaatttgGTATAATGTTGTTAATGCTGCAGACTCATCCCTGGTGTCATTTGAGGCGGCAGACAGACCCAACTACTTCTTAAAAGTAGAGCGCAGTGGCCAGCTGAGACTGCAGAAGTGGGAAGAGACTGAGGCATTCTGGGATGCAGCTACATTTGTTCTTCATAGAGACACCTGGATCTCCGGCTTTGATTCGCTGGAGTCCCTGGCAAAGCCTGGGTTTTTTCTGCATTTCATGCTGTCCAGACTCCAGCTCATGAAATACAGTCATTCAGATCGGTACCGCCGAGCGACTCTATTCAAACTGACAGGTCAGCATGTGGCAACATATCTGCAAACTTGCTCAAAATCACACAAAATTTTATTACCTGCTTACCCCATTTTTTCCTCcaaatcataattttttttactatagGCAGCATACCATACTATCCAATGGGTCCTCGATGCCAGTGGCGGTATGAATCATGTGTGAGTCCGTGCTTCAGGACATGCAGTGACCTGTCAGGTCTGAGCTGTGCCAGCATCCTGAAGTAAGAGCACACTCATTCAtatatgcaaacacacacacacacacacacacatttgattTCTACTAATATCTACAAGTATCTAAATTGTTTAAGTGTAAGGATAAGTGATGTGGCTGACATGCACCTTTCTATAGGGTTGAGGGATGCCTGCCTCAGTGTCCAAGTCACATGGTTCTTGATGAGGTCACTTACAGATGTGTCTATGTGGAGGACTGTAAGCTACTATTTATGCTACTTCTGTTCCCAAATCTGGTGTAAAATAAAAGCACTGTCAATACTATTTTTAGTTTAATGAAATTAATGCTATAGCTATGTTCAGGATTTACTTCTACAATCATTGTCATATGACATAGTGACAGCTTTGCAAATCCTATTTCAACTAGCACTAATGCTAACAATCTTTGAGTAAAACAGACCACTAGTTATCAGTGGAgcaatttaattataattttgtaataattttgtttttattgccagtAAATCCAAGCTCCAGTTTAGCTACCTTAACATAACACAGTTAAccattttaaattagcttttttGTGCAGTGTCtaattatttttgtgtttatgcTTAGGCATTAGGCCTGCTGTTGCTCCTCCATTCACGCCACCCAGCACTGCCATACCATCAACATCCTCTGAATTTTCCACCTTGAGTGGCCCAGCGGTTTCTTTATCACTCACATCTACAGCAGTGTCAGAGAGTAGCACCACTGCAATTATGCCTACAGCACACATGCCAAGCACTGCAATGCTTACATCTTCCCCTATCAGACCTGAGGTGGTGGAAACCATTACCACATTAACaacatcctcttcctcctcaaGCCCACTGGCTTCCACTGAGAGAACCACTAAAGCATCAAGCGTCACTGATACTTCCTCATCCACATTGCACACTAGCCCAGTGTATATCTCAGCATCTCTCTCAGGCACCTCTACAACAAGCAGGCCAACAGAGTCTTCAACACTACTCACACGTACGACAACTATCCCCTTACCACCTACTTCTAGTCCTGCTCTGTCGTCTACCTCAAGTAAAGAGCTGACCAGAGTAAGCACTCTACCTGTGCTTCCAGTCACGACCAGCATGAGCTCCACAGAAGCCACTTCCCCAACTGTCAAAGTGTCATTTCCCCTCACCTCTAGTACAGAGACTCCTAGAGTCTCAGAGATCCTCACACCTACTGAAAAGACCACAACTCCCACTATGACTTCTAGTGGTGGCACATACTTTCCTGCTGAAACTATCAGCACGACAAAGTTCACCTCCACAATGCCTATACTAGGATCGAGTACCTCTGTCACCACAGCAAAATTGACCTTTCCAACATCTTCAGACACTCTGAAAACCCCTGAGAgcccatctgaaagccagaagCCTTTGGGCATCACTACCATTTCCACTTCCCCTACAGATATTGAAGCGTCAACGAGTCACATTTCAGTGAAATCAACAATTTCCGCTTTTGAAACACCAACTTCAACTCAGACAACAACTTTTATTTCTTCAACATCAACCTCAGAGCAACCCGAAACTTCAAAAACAACACCGTCTTTCTCCACGGCTGCTCCAGCAACCCTTATCACCGCAGAGTCCTCTCAAGCTCCTACATTTGTGCCAACAGAAACCACAGCAAAAACAACCTATCAGTCAACATCTGTTATGTATACTTATCCTGATGTTCTAACTACTGATAGGACATTACAGACAGATTGGAGAATAATCCAAACCacgtcaactccatcagtattacCAGAAACATCCCAAACCAGTGTCAGCACAGCAGAGACCCCACTTACCACCTACACCACCATGCCATTCACCTCAGCACCTACAGAAGAAACATCAACACTGCTCACATCATATGTGTCACCCACTGACAAGACAACTTCTAGAGTTGTCTCCGCTTCTACTACATTGGGCCCTACGGTGTCTCACTGGAGTTTAGTTTCCACCTCTGCTCTCCTTACAGACAAAGTCAGCACATCACCAATTCGTTCTCCTTATTCTACGACAACTATGACCACCACACCGGCGCTGCCTGAGATTTCTCCAGCTTCGCCATCCATACTTACATCGGCAACATCCGCATCTCAACAAATACCAACAAAAACCACAGAAACAACTGTCACTTCTGGGATACCTCTGCTGACATCTACTGCAGCTGAGAGGGAGATTGTTTCCACCACTCAAACATCCACAACTAAACCTTTGAGTATACATTATGTCTCAGAGACAACTAGGGTCTTTCCTGACACAGACAGAGCTGTGCTGTCAACTACTGAGACAACCCAGATGTCAACATTGGTGCATGAGACATCCAGCACATTTCCTTCCACAATGACTCCAAAATTCACAACCCGTGTCACACCAGTCCTGACTACACGGGTGGCTGTTGCTACCACGCGTCGAGAAACACCACGAGTTGTGGCCACAACCAGCATTTCACCTACCACTAGGAATGAGACGACATCGACAACACTCTCTACCATTTATACAGATAAAGTGTCTACTGTTTCCACATATACAACTACCTCTAGTATCCCTGTTTCTTCTTCTAGCACGCTTACAACACACAGTCCTGACACCACTGAATACACTTCTGGATTTACAGTGTACACAACTGAATCTGGTCCGACCACAGCACTGCCATCATCAACTGGAACAACTCCAATGCCAAGTGTGGCATCAGTTGTTACTCAGACTACCATTTCAAAACAGCCACCTACTTCCTCTTCTGTCACAGAGAGTAGTCCTGTAACCAGTGCAAGTCCCTCTACTGAGCGCCCTCTGGTGGATGAACGTACCACAGCCATGCCACCTACCTCAGACACGGCCTGGGCCACACTGAGTTCCTCTGCGGTTACCAGTCTTCCCTACAGCATAGAAACAGAGCACTGGATGACAAGCCAGACACATGTAGTCCCAAAAACTACTGCTGTCGAGCCAAGCAGAGTATGCACTGTAAGTCAACTACAAAAtgcttttatatttatatatatttttaatgttcactttgcatttttaatgtaatctgCAATTACATGTTAAATgaaatgatttttttgtgtcTGTAGTCTCCATATTCTGAGGTAGTGGATGAATGTACAAAGCTAATTTGTGTCAGTGGCCAGTTGCTCCTCTTCAATAAGTCTCAGAGCTGCCCTTACGATCCTACACCCCCAAACTGTGGTCTGCTTGGCTTTGCTGTACTGGTCAATGGTGATAAGTGTTGTCCACGATGGGACTGCCCATGTGAGGAACACACATATTATACACATTACTATAATCATTTCAGTTCTGCCatttgttgatgttttatcaaaatatattttaactttgGCATGTAGGTCGTTGTTCAGTGTTTCCCGATCTTAATCTGATCACATTTGATGGGAAAAGTGTTGCGATTTATAAAGCTGCTTTATATGTGGTGACTCAACTTCCCAATGAGACTGTCAGCATCCTGGTACAAGAGTGTTCTGGACCAGATGACACTGTAAGATATGCACAACTTTACGATTCTTTTGATATAAAGTGAAtgatataaatgatataataattaaaaaaaatatcaaagtcATGATATCATTCCGTTTGATTCCAGCTTGTGTGGAACTTTACCAATTTGTGTCTGGCAGCTTTAAACATCACTCACAAATCCAATGAAGTACTCATCAATCGTCTGCAGAGACGCGTGAGTATTCATCTGCTTGCAATTCTTGGAAAACTTGCAACTTTTTTTCAGTGGTGAAGAATTGTGGTGCCAGTCTGACATATTTACATGAAcaatgggttgttttttccAGCTATATGTGAACTCCAGGTATGCAAAGCCACGCTTTAAGAAGTTTGGTTTTGAGATTCTGGACACAGGAAACATGTATCTAATCCGAAGTCCAGCTGGTTTGAAGATCCAGTGGTTCCACACTACAGGCATGATGGTGATTGAGATGGACAGCTATATCAACAGACTCCCCACAATGGGCTTGTGTGGTACGAATCCATTAACCACAGATTACATGGACTGTAAAAAATGGTCATGTCATATTTTAATGACATGTTTCTCTTTGTCATCCTGTCCAGGTAGTTGTGATGGTAATCCTCTGAATGATCTGACTCTGTCTAACGGTACAGTTGTGCCTGAGCAAGAGGATCCGGCTGTGTTCATCGATAGCTGGCAGATTCCCAACACCACCAGCTATGTCAGCCACAGCAGACGGAGGGAGGTCAACTGCACCACGAGTGACTGCTCTCAGTGCATTAACATGCTGAACAACCTTACCTTCGCCATCTGCCATCCTTATGTACGGCACACAACATGAACATCCCACCAATACCAAACATTCACCCACATGTGATTATGCACTACATTTCCTAACTGGTCTCTGTGCTCAGGTCCCTCCAGCAGTGTTCTGTGAGATTTGGGTGAGAGATGTGGAGTATGTGAATAATCCATGTGTTGCTTTGGCCGCTTATGTTGCTTCCTGCCACAAATTCAACATCTGCATGGAATGGAGGAGCTCTGATTTTTGCCGTATGTAGTTACCAAGGCATATCAACATAGCTTTCAGTAGAAATTGTTTTCACAGCTGGTGTTAAAAAgctatttattgttattatgtcTGTATTCTACAGTAATGTTAGCCTGTTTTTCTGTGTAGCATTCATGTGCCCAGAAAATCTGCGGTACCAAGCATGTCTGCCCACCTGCACTGCCCCATCCTGCCCAAACCAAGAGTTTGAGTTTGTCCCAGAGCAATGCACGGGCCTTTCAGAAGGCTGTGTATGTCCAGAGGGAACTCTGTTACATCGGCCCTATTCTGCCTTATGCATTCCACCCAGCAAGTGTGGTATGCCCCTTGTCTTTCTCTTCTACTCTATCTATTTAAGGGCATTTAGTTGTTATTATTAAGTCATTTGTGGAATGATATGTGTTTGCAGCGTGTACTGATAGTTTTGGGACCCCACGTGCACTTGGGGAGGTGTGGAAAGCCTCGCTGGATGGCTGCTGCATGTATAAGTGTGAGAATGACAGCATAGTGCCGGTGGAGTATAACTGCAGTAACATCCCTCAGCCAGTGTGTACGCGTACAGGAGAGATTACAGTCAACCTTGCAGATGACAGCAGCTGCTGCCCTCACAAAGCCTGTGGTCTGTTACAGTTATTTCACACATTTCTACAGAAGGGCTGGGCAGAATTATggtatatactatatatatatgtactgtGTTTACATCAATTATGTTTAAATAAGATAAAGCCTCTTTCATTTTTTGGATTAAAGTCACTAGAttttcaacaaaacaaaaacaaacaaaaaaagagggAGAAAAAGATTTTCTCGATATTACATGATAATGGAATTTCATAACACAAAATTTGTCATACTGCCCAACCcaataatacatttacattatatacatGCATTGTACAcgtatataatgtatatgtattcTTTTACCATTACTTAATAGGTTCAAATGCTTTATGAAGTTGTTTAATTTGTGCTTAATTGTTTTGTGACAGTTTGTAATCAGAGTATGTGTGAAGCAGCTCCTGCGCACTGTCAATATGGGGAGAAGCTGGTGTCATATCATAGGCAGGACTCCTGCTGTCCAGAATACTTATGTGGTGAGTTTGgacatattttgttttgtgtttgagtCTGTGTACTTGTGCATGCATATGAGTACATATTtgtttattgtctttttttcagAGTGTGATCCTGATCAGTGTGTCTTAGACATTCCTGTTTGTCGTGAGGATCAGACATTGATCGCCACTCGTGCTGAAGGCAGCTGCTGTTTGGCACACATCTGCAGTAAGTCATTACCAATAATGTTAAAATCATCTCAGTCCAGTTTCATTCTTCTATGGAACAAAACATGAATTTGTACAATAGTGGTTCTTTTGGCATTCCACATCTTCAGAAGTTTTCCAGCCTACCTAACATTTGACAGgcatgtaatgtaatatatatatatatatatatatatatatatatatttaattgtgtttattattGTGTTAGTGTGTGACAAATGTTCTGAGGCAGCTCCAGTGTGTAAAGATGGAGAAGTGCTGATTGTGGACACAAACAGCACAGAGCGCTGCTGTCCAGTTTATCACTGCTGTGAGTACAAACACATGATTAAACATACAGACATCTACTGTTTTCATTCTCAGTAGTAAATTCAGCCAATAAATGCAGTTAGCTGTGGTAAACCAGTTACAGTCAGATAATACCAATATCAAAAACCATTATACAGTATATCTTCAGGAGAACAAGAAGCCTAAACAGCCCTCAAGctccacaaaacaaaataactaacACCAGTCTCGGCCAAATggcctatcctaacaaaccatacatcaatggaaagcttatatatatatattcacctttcagatgatgtataaatctcaatttcaaagaATTGACCCTTATGAATGGTTTTGTAGTCCAAGGTCacatataacaaacaaacaaacaaaaaataaattaattaaaaaataaatgaattaacaaataacgatacataatatataacaatataaaatattatgaaagcaAAAAGCACTAAACAAGACCAATAACCTTGATTTATTAACCCATTAAACACAGTATACCCCATTTCCCCATGATATATGTACTTACAAGTCATttgcccaccggcaactatagttgccgcttGGACTTTTGACTAAGTATACAAAAAACTATAGATCTCatgtaagatttgttttgtttggatgaTTCTAGAGATTCTATCTCATGATTACGTAGATATACATATGTCAACAAAAAATTTCTAATGTTAACATGAAAATTACTTTTCTTTGGGAGGGTTTGCCTTCACTGTGCTTCCTGGAAGTAGGGGTAGGAAGTTGACAGCCTCATGTCACAGGAAGGAAGtgaataccttttttttgttcttgaaatcctttatttggatgttttcttggatgtcattgtgaaataaaacatggaaaacatctagaaaaaaacgtacaaaaggaaaatgacaaccatacactgcggcaactatagttgccggtgggctAAAATGGGTTAACTGAAACAGTGAAGGTTTATTGTAACTATGTTTGTGTATATGCGTGCAGTGTGTGAGACCTCTCAATGCTTAGACGTCACATGTCCAGTTGGCATGGCAGTAGTTTCCACAAGGATTCAAGAACAGTGTTGTCCATCACAGACATGTGGTAAGCCCACCAACTCAATAACAATGTAGTTGAGCACTATTTGCATTAGAGTCTTTTTTGCTTGTCTGTGTCTGTGAAACTCTGCTAAAGAAAcacaatgtgtgtgtttgtgaaaaaGTCTAAAGCTCCTCTCTCTCTTAGAATGTGCATGTGAGACAATCCTTCGTCCTAAATGTTCTCTGGTGAGTCTCCAGAAATGAGTATGTCCAAATGACCATATATTGccttatatttattattctgtTATGTGTGTGTGATCAGGCTTTTGTTTGACTGGTTGGTTCATATCTGATATCATGTGTATTGTGTTGTAGGGGGAGAGTATGCAGTTAGACAGAGCGTTTCTGTCCGATCCGGAAAACCGATGTGCCTGCAAAAGATTTGTGTGTGGTGAGAACACACCTCTGTCTAAAATGctctgaaaataaaataaaagtacataataaaatatatttgcatgtGTGCTTTTCTCTGCGTATTTATAGTGAGAGAGGCAGTGTGTGTGGTTGGGGAACGTGGAGTGATGCGGCCAGGGCAGACACTGGTGGAGCACCGTGATCAGGGTGTGTGTTACACCAcacagtgcacacacacactggaccCTGCCACAGGTTTCTATGTCCTCAAAGCCACTGACACTAACTGCACTGCACGATGCCAGCCTGTGAGTATTTGAAATGCATAGACACACACACTAGCCAAACTCAAAATACCTCTAAACTGTGttatgtgttcaacagaacCAGCTATACATCCCTCCTAAAGACCCCAGCAGCTGCTGTGGCGTGTGTAAGAACATTTCTTGTCAGCTCCAGAGTGAAAATGGATCTCTAACTATGTACAAGGTGATGTTCAGCAAATGTTTTCCCTGAATGACGAAGCAAAAAAATGGCTGCCCATTGATTAGGCTATGTAGACATTAAACTGgttcattattatgatttatatggtttattaataaacgTGCATTTAGTTGactaattgacccttcgccgggagtttgattgacaagcaatctaaccaatcagaatgccCATTTtctccgacaaagcagtcaggagttagaagattaacctcggtggagttaaacttgaaaaattgtgtatactgacatctttccgcgtttgaaactacattgattctcatgttctttcatgtttatttgatgctataaatggactcgtagaGATCTCtggagctgaggcgctacagcaatctgtcacgaccatggtcacgacacattaaagagcaacaaaacggtttttattgtttgaatttttttaaaaaaaaactacacagttttaaagctgggactttgtttaatatcataagtaacctgctttgtcttTTCTTTTCGACGTGTTGTCTgtatcctctttgctctgcgaagtatttttcactgtgtgtggcgtgagagcgccacggcttgtcggacaaagcaacagtaactgaGGGAGTCGGGTctttgcaaagggtcaattgCTTAAAATGACGACTACTAGTCGaccagaaaaatctttagtcgaggGCAGCCCTAGTCAaaagtttagatttttttgaaagaagtctcttaagacagtaatactgtgaaatacttttacactttaaaagaacttttttattttttaatatattttaaaatgtaatttattcctgtgatggcattTCCAGCAGCCATTACCCCAAGTAATTATTAACAATTGAACATCAATAacaactgagcagcaaatcagcatattagaaagatttctgaaggatcatgtgacactgaagactggagtaatggctgtgATGTGAATGTATTCTCTGTGTTCTCCTCTCCAGCCAGGGCGCAGCTGGGTATCTGACTGCATGCGCTATGACTGTACAGACACTCTGGCAGGACCTGTGCTCGTCTCCCACCCCTACAGCTGCCCCCCCTTCAACGAAACTGAGTGCATGAAGGTAAATTCTCTCtccttaataaaaataaactctAATAATACACTAAGTACAGGtaggacacacacaaacacttgtaAGTGACAGAGATGTACTACATGGATGTAGTACATTTCTGAGACATAACCATGAGGTCCTGATCACACAGTGGTTCCATACCGTTGTGCCAAAAGatataaaacatgtcattatGCAAATTGTTTCTAGCAAATAATGGTCCGTTCTTCTTGTCTAAGATCGGGGGCACCGTTGTGAGTTACATGGATGGGTGCTGCAAGACATGTGAGTACAGAGGTTACATTCTTTTGTTCATCTCTACTCTTAATATAACAAGAAACATGGATAACATTACCATTTAAAAGCTCCTTCTGTTTCTTTCACAAGACATTTACACTCAGTCTGTACCGAATGAAAACAAGAGTGCCACAGCTACGTATCCTCATTCATGTTCTCTATTGATATGACACTTTCATAGTACTTTTGTTCAATACCTGCAAGGTAAAGAGCAAAATTAATAAACCTAAACATATCAGTATAGAAAGGTGTCACTTGCGAGAGTTCACTTGAACAGACAAGAAAAGCATTGTGTAAAAGCACTGACATGCATACAGCAGCAAAAAGTTCATTTCCTGCATCAGTGTAACATTCTGTAACAATCTCTCCAGGCGCTGCGAACTCCCTGTTCCCCTTCTCTGTTAGCCCTTTGAAACCCACAGTTAGCACAAACTGTGAACAAGGTACCTGATACTAACATCAGACCTCAAGGCTCGCCATCACCATTGTTGATTTCCAACAATGTACTCCCCCTATTCAAACAATACAGGACTCAACAGCTTTGAAGATAACGGCTCATTGAAGTCTTCGAGTTATTTTTCTCCCAGATGTTTCTTGGAAGCAGCTAAATCTTTCCCCATTTTGCTCTGTCGGGCAGTGCATTGTTGATTGCCAACAATGTACTGTTGGTAGTGGCCAGGTAGAGAGTTTCTGTAGCTCTGCATGATTCAGTGCTTAGGCTGTAGCCTCTAATCACATAGTATGTGTAGTTTGTGGTAATGGGGTGTTTAGTGATGTTTTGAGTGATATGGCAACATACTTTCTACATCCTTTATCTCCTTCCAGTTTTGCTGCCTTTTTTTGCCACATTACTCAAACCATTACAGCTTCTGCTCACTACTGATCTATACTTTTTTATTGGAAAATCAAGTATTGGGGCTCATTTGGgtc is part of the Chanodichthys erythropterus isolate Z2021 chromosome 11, ASM2448905v1, whole genome shotgun sequence genome and harbors:
- the otog gene encoding otogelin isoform X2; the encoded protein is MIICFFLAHITWGTESLNLTQQHDFENSESSRIMLEKWDPAFQTEQRSLESNTSSAEQTEAQKPSPRRATGECTSSCLNGGWCVHPDSCNCTLYQATGTHCQTVPNIGFEREMTCRSWGQYNYETFDGLYYYFPGKCSYTLLKDCEDSTRSSVHIQVHNDPECSSFPYSCTRSISLFLPWEGEIRLQNFSVTFKGQSVQLPHHIHDVELERISDYIVVSQPQGFTLAWQGFTGSVYIKMSPEFVGHTCGLCGNFNADTQDDLKTSYGVFTQDLSMFGNSWAEEEPQLARCPVVPSLYPSPCATKDPHVLLKVEEVCATLLKEPFQSCHEFVSPYSYMASCSNDLCLSGPNGDVVCHVFTEYARACAHAGHPLHNWRAHFPVCNVHCPGELLFRECITCCPVHCKIEHMCIDSKLQCLDGCYCPDDLIYEDGVCVKASDCPCEHHGMLYPSGHVMQEDCNNCSCVGGIWNCTEHNCPGECSVTGDMFFQSFDGRVYTFPATCQYVLAKSRNSGRFTVTIQNAPCGANLDGACIQSVNLVLDEDPHTEITMSHSGEVFLAGQFRISLPYSNDVFQIQELSSMFVQVKSSQGLRLQYNWREFRLYLQLEEQWRDDTVGLCGTFNGNIQDDFLAPSGMIESTPYLFGNAWRVSSACVPRPSLPQLDPCDTHQQAASYAVEKCDVLTQEVFSACHEYVSPVSFQLQCRADVCKCGAPCLCSILAHYARTCRRHGVIIEFRSHLPECAILCPSTMEYGVCVSSCQRRCLFLSLPQPCGDDCEEGCVCPEGTYFNMHTHTCVPRSECPCSFLGADYSPGDVIMTSSGVQICQDGKLVSQSSIIDTLCPPGQFYEDCGNRVDGPSASKGLACEQTCESYLLNLTCSAHEPCVPGCACPAGLLKHGDECFEPQACPCLWKGKEYFPGDRVSSPCHQCVCQHGTFQCEFRPCPSMCTTYGDRHYRTFDGFLFDYIGACKVYLVKSSLDAMMTVTAENVDCFDSGVICRKSLLISAGRSFIVFDDDTGKPNPSSVVDRQKVYIWQAGYYTIVHLLGEDLTVLWDRKTTVHIQAGPRWQGKLTGLCGNFDQKTANEMRTPENIDSSTPQEFGNSWTAAECVNSPDIRHPCNLNPLREPFAKRQCGILLSEVFQVCHPVVDVTWFYMNCLVDTCGCNRGGDCECFCTSVAAYAHRCCQKGVTIDWRSPTVCPYDCEYYNKALGKGPLKLLTYRERGTMLAANKTTGMVFPKREITSTDGILTLFMMTPGISKARPHDSSLVSFEAADRPNYFLKVERSGQLRLQKWEETEAFWDAATFVLHRDTWISGFDSLESLAKPGFFLHFMLSRLQLMKYSHSDRYRRATLFKLTGSIPYYPMGPRCQWRYESCVSPCFRTCSDLSGLSCASILKVEGCLPQCPSHMVLDEVTYRCVYVEDCIRPAVAPPFTPPSTAIPSTSSEFSTLSGPAVSLSLTSTAVSESSTTAIMPTAHMPSTAMLTSSPIRPEVVETITTLTTSSSSSSPLASTERTTKASSVTDTSSSTLHTSPVYISASLSGTSTTSRPTESSTLLTRTTTIPLPPTSSPALSSTSSKELTRVSTLPVLPVTTSMSSTEATSPTVKVSFPLTSSTETPRVSEILTPTEKTTTPTMTSSGGTYFPAETISTTKFTSTMPILGSSTSVTTAKLTFPTSSDTLKTPESPSESQKPLGITTISTSPTDIEASTSHISVKSTISAFETPTSTQTTTFISSTSTSEQPETSKTTPSFSTAAPATLITAESSQAPTFVPTETTAKTTYQSTSVMYTYPDVLTTDRTLQTDWRIIQTTSTPSVLPETSQTSVSTAETPLTTYTTMPFTSAPTEETSTLLTSYVSPTDKTTSRVVSASTTLGPTVSHWSLVSTSALLTDKVSTSPIRSPYSTTTMTTTPALPEISPASPSILTSATSASQQIPTKTTETTVTSGIPLLTSTAAEREIVSTTQTSTTKPLSIHYVSETTRVFPDTDRAVLSTTETTQMSTLVHETSSTFPSTMTPKFTTRVTPVLTTRVAVATTRRETPRVVATTSISPTTRNETTSTTLSTIYTDKVSTVSTYTTTSSIPVSSSSTLTTHSPDTTEYTSGFTVYTTESGPTTALPSSTGTTPMPSVASVVTQTTISKQPPTSSSVTESSPVTSASPSTERPLVDERTTAMPPTSDTAWATLSSSAVTSLPYSIETEHWMTSQTHVVPKTTAVEPSRVCTSPYSEVVDECTKLICVSGQLLLFNKSQSCPYDPTPPNCGLLGFAVLVNGDKCCPRWDCPCRCSVFPDLNLITFDGKSVAIYKAALYVVTQLPNETVSILVQECSGPDDTLVWNFTNLCLAALNITHKSNEVLINRLQRRLYVNSRYAKPRFKKFGFEILDTGNMYLIRSPAGLKIQWFHTTGMMVIEMDSYINRLPTMGLCGSCDGNPLNDLTLSNGTVVPEQEDPAVFIDSWQIPNTTSYVSHSRRREVNCTTSDCSQCINMLNNLTFAICHPYVPPAVFCEIWVRDVEYVNNPCVALAAYVASCHKFNICMEWRSSDFCPFMCPENLRYQACLPTCTAPSCPNQEFEFVPEQCTGLSEGCVCPEGTLLHRPYSALCIPPSKCACTDSFGTPRALGEVWKASLDGCCMYKCENDSIVPVEYNCSNIPQPVCTRTGEITVNLADDSSCCPHKACAPAHCQYGEKLVSYHRQDSCCPEYLCECDPDQCVLDIPVCREDQTLIATRAEGSCCLAHICMCDKCSEAAPVCKDGEVLIVDTNSTERCCPVYHCLCETSQCLDVTCPVGMAVVSTRIQEQCCPSQTCECACETILRPKCSLGESMQLDRAFLSDPENRCACKRFVCVREAVCVVGERGVMRPGQTLVEHRDQGVCYTTQCTHTLDPATGFYVLKATDTNCTARCQPNQLYIPPKDPSSCCGVCKNISCQLQSENGSLTMYKPGRSWVSDCMRYDCTDTLAGPVLVSHPYSCPPFNETECMKIGGTVVSYMDGCCKTCKEDGKSCQKVTVRMTIRKNDCRSNRPVNIVSCDGKCPSASIYNYNINTYARFCKCCREMGLQRRSVQLYCSGNSTWVSYTIQEPTDCSCQWS